A single window of Micrococcaceae bacterium Sec5.1 DNA harbors:
- the mutM gene encoding bifunctional DNA-formamidopyrimidine glycosylase/DNA-(apurinic or apyrimidinic site) lyase — MPELPEVEVVRRGLARWVRGRTITGVDVLDPRSIRRHDLGTEDFIGNLEHATVMDVVRRGKFLWMPLAMDSSDSVDSTLPKVALMAHLGMSGQLLMQDPNVPDEKHLKVRICLSPVDGMPEQLRFVDQRIFGGLFVTSLVPTPDGGPGGLGETPLPEIAEEAAHIARDPLDPCFSFDTFYRKVKGRKTGLKRALLDQSVISGIGNIYADEALWRARLHYARPTDTLRRGDAVRLVQAAQAVMDAALAAGGTSFDSLYVNVNGDSGYFARSLNAYGRAGELCSRCEAAGLHTIIKREQFMNRSSYTCPVCQPRPRNGRW; from the coding sequence ATGCCTGAACTTCCCGAAGTAGAAGTCGTTCGCCGTGGCCTGGCCCGCTGGGTCCGTGGCCGCACCATTACTGGGGTTGACGTCCTTGACCCCCGCTCGATCCGCAGGCATGACCTTGGCACAGAGGACTTCATTGGGAATCTTGAGCACGCCACGGTGATGGACGTCGTCCGCCGGGGCAAGTTTCTCTGGATGCCGTTGGCCATGGACAGCTCGGATTCCGTTGACAGCACCCTACCCAAGGTAGCGCTGATGGCTCATCTGGGCATGAGCGGACAACTGCTCATGCAAGACCCCAATGTCCCTGACGAGAAGCATCTCAAAGTCAGAATCTGCCTTAGCCCAGTGGACGGCATGCCGGAGCAACTGCGATTTGTGGACCAGCGCATTTTCGGCGGCCTGTTTGTGACGTCCCTGGTGCCAACTCCCGACGGCGGCCCTGGAGGCTTGGGGGAAACGCCCCTGCCCGAGATCGCCGAGGAAGCCGCGCACATTGCGAGGGACCCGCTGGACCCCTGCTTCTCCTTCGACACCTTCTACCGCAAGGTAAAGGGCCGAAAAACTGGCCTGAAGCGGGCGCTGCTGGACCAGTCGGTGATTTCCGGAATCGGCAACATTTATGCGGACGAGGCTCTCTGGCGTGCCCGCCTGCATTACGCCAGGCCAACCGATACGTTGCGACGCGGCGATGCTGTCCGCCTTGTGCAGGCCGCACAAGCGGTCATGGATGCGGCGTTGGCTGCGGGAGGCACGAGCTTTGACTCCTTATATGTCAACGTAAACGGTGATTCGGGATACTTCGCCCGCTCGCTGAATGCCTACGGACGCGCAGGTGAGCTGTGCAGCCGTTGCGAGGCAGCGGGCTTGCACACGATCATCAAACGTGAGCAATTCATGAACCGGTCTTCCTACACATGTCCCGTTTGTCAGCCACGGCCGCGAAACGGGCGTTGGTAG
- the rnc gene encoding ribonuclease III: MSSTEELLKRLGVSIDTETLRLALTHRSYAYENGGIPTNERLEFLGDSILGFSVTDSLYRENPALPEGELAKRRSAVVSTRALAGIGRELGVGEFIYLGQGEKLTDGKNKASILADTMEALIGATYLSNDIETARQLVMRLVGPLLKDAGALGAGTDWKTSIQELTASRQLGAIHYAVEGSGPDHARTFEAVLNIGGTPYGRGAGHSKKEAEQEAAADAWRALTALDQAPAGPASA; the protein is encoded by the coding sequence ATGTCTTCAACTGAAGAGCTTCTGAAGCGTCTCGGTGTCTCCATTGACACCGAGACGCTTCGTCTTGCTCTGACACATCGCTCATACGCATATGAGAACGGTGGGATTCCCACCAATGAACGTCTTGAGTTCCTCGGCGACTCCATCCTGGGATTCTCTGTGACCGATTCGCTCTACCGCGAGAACCCCGCGCTGCCTGAAGGTGAACTCGCAAAGCGGCGATCCGCCGTCGTGAGTACTCGCGCCCTCGCTGGCATTGGCCGCGAGCTTGGCGTGGGCGAGTTCATCTACCTGGGGCAGGGCGAGAAGCTCACCGATGGGAAGAACAAAGCCTCGATCCTCGCGGATACCATGGAAGCGCTCATTGGTGCCACGTACCTCTCCAACGACATCGAGACGGCACGCCAGCTGGTAATGCGCCTCGTGGGCCCTCTCCTGAAGGACGCCGGCGCCCTTGGAGCCGGTACCGATTGGAAGACGAGCATCCAGGAACTGACCGCCAGCCGCCAACTCGGGGCAATCCACTACGCCGTGGAAGGCTCAGGCCCGGACCACGCGCGTACGTTTGAAGCTGTCCTGAACATCGGCGGGACTCCCTATGGTCGCGGCGCTGGCCATTCGAAGAAGGAAGCGGAGCAGGAAGCTGCCGCCGACGCCTGGCGTGCCCTGACGGCCCTGGACCAAGCTCCTGCTGGACCTGCTTCCGCCTGA
- the rpmF gene encoding 50S ribosomal protein L32, protein MAVPKRKMSRANTRARRAQWKATAPNLVKTIENGQVTYSLPHQAKVVTDSAGTALFLEYKGRKVADA, encoded by the coding sequence GTGGCTGTTCCCAAGCGGAAAATGTCTCGCGCAAACACACGCGCCCGCCGTGCCCAGTGGAAGGCAACTGCCCCCAACTTGGTCAAGACCATCGAAAACGGTCAGGTTACTTACAGCCTGCCGCACCAGGCAAAGGTCGTCACTGACTCTGCCGGCACCGCGCTGTTCCTTGAATACAAGGGCCGCAAGGTAGCAGACGCCTAA
- a CDS encoding DUF177 domain-containing protein → MALVVKDLGRSPGTMRTLNEHVPAPSDLGVALIGVKEGSDVELDLRLEAVHEGILVSGSVIVEVTGECGRCLDPLAYDLEVNVQELFFYEGVELSDEEDDEEQRRVEHDLIDLEPVLRDAVVTMLPFQPVCREDCQGLCSECGARLEDEPGHHHEVIDPRWAALADLAKTDRQTD, encoded by the coding sequence TTGGCGCTGGTAGTCAAGGACCTTGGACGCAGTCCAGGGACCATGCGGACACTCAACGAACATGTACCTGCGCCAAGTGACCTTGGTGTGGCGCTCATTGGCGTGAAGGAAGGCTCGGATGTCGAGCTGGATCTTCGCCTTGAGGCCGTACACGAAGGAATTCTGGTATCAGGATCCGTAATCGTCGAAGTAACCGGCGAATGCGGTCGATGCCTGGATCCCCTTGCGTATGACCTTGAAGTCAATGTGCAAGAACTTTTCTTCTATGAAGGCGTTGAGCTTTCGGACGAAGAAGACGATGAAGAGCAACGTCGAGTCGAGCACGATCTAATCGATCTTGAGCCGGTGTTGCGGGACGCAGTTGTCACTATGCTGCCGTTCCAGCCGGTGTGCCGGGAAGACTGCCAGGGCCTTTGTTCCGAATGTGGAGCACGCCTGGAAGACGAGCCGGGGCACCACCACGAGGTCATTGACCCTCGCTGGGCTGCCCTAGCTGATCTGGCTAAGACTGACCGGCAAACTGATTAG
- the coaD gene encoding pantetheine-phosphate adenylyltransferase: MRRAVCPGSFDPIHNGHLEVIARAAGLFDEVIVAVSTNYAKKYRFSLEDRMEMARETLASLRGIIVEPMGEGLLAEYCRHRGVSAIVKGLRSSSDFDYELPMATMNRQLTGVETVFLPAEAHYVHLSSTLIKEVNVLGGDISDFVPKSVLKRLLAGESGT; encoded by the coding sequence ATGAGACGTGCGGTATGCCCTGGATCCTTTGACCCTATCCACAACGGACATCTCGAAGTCATCGCGCGGGCGGCAGGCCTGTTTGACGAAGTCATCGTGGCCGTGTCCACCAATTATGCCAAGAAGTACCGCTTCAGCCTCGAAGACCGGATGGAGATGGCCCGCGAGACGCTGGCGTCCCTGCGTGGCATCATCGTTGAGCCCATGGGAGAGGGACTGTTGGCCGAGTACTGCCGGCATCGGGGCGTTTCGGCAATTGTCAAAGGCCTCCGCTCGTCCTCGGACTTTGATTACGAATTGCCGATGGCCACCATGAATCGTCAGCTTACCGGCGTCGAAACTGTCTTCCTGCCGGCAGAAGCGCACTACGTGCACCTTTCCTCCACCTTGATCAAGGAGGTCAATGTATTGGGTGGCGACATTTCTGATTTCGTACCGAAATCTGTGTTGAAGCGCCTCCTCGCTGGCGAGTCTGGAACGTAA
- a CDS encoding aminotransferase class I/II-fold pyridoxal phosphate-dependent enzyme: MSPAGSTLPLNPTAHASTPWQRAATGANLLSPDGNLGVTIFEEMTTLATSSGAINLGQGFPDEDGPAEIKAAAQAAIAAGANQYAPGKGITELREAVAEHQRRFYGLTPDPQTEVIITTGATEAVAASLLAFIQPGDEVLTFEPFYDSYGAIIGLAGAEHVTAPLLAPDFLPDLSRLEEAFSRRTKVVLLNNPHNPTGAVFPQEVLAKVVELATKYDAIIVSDEVYEHLTFGVTHIPVASLPGAAERTLTISSAGKTFSFTGWKIGWLSGPGELVAAVRTVKQFLTYSSGTPFQSAIAVGLALPDTFYADIAETLQRKRDILSEGLRAAGFDVFTPSGTYFINVDTEPLGIRDSVDLARRLPGLVGVAAIPVPVFCHPEGAERTRSLLRFAFCKKTSVLEEAAERLAALKDLL; encoded by the coding sequence ATGTCACCCGCAGGCAGCACTTTACCGCTCAACCCAACGGCTCATGCCTCCACGCCATGGCAGCGGGCTGCAACCGGCGCCAACCTGCTTTCGCCTGACGGAAACCTCGGAGTGACCATCTTCGAGGAGATGACCACCTTGGCCACCTCTTCCGGTGCCATCAACCTCGGACAGGGCTTCCCCGACGAGGACGGCCCCGCGGAGATCAAAGCCGCAGCCCAGGCAGCCATCGCCGCAGGAGCCAACCAATACGCACCCGGCAAGGGCATCACGGAACTACGGGAAGCCGTCGCGGAACACCAACGCCGGTTCTATGGGCTTACCCCTGACCCGCAGACGGAAGTCATCATCACGACTGGCGCCACGGAAGCCGTAGCGGCGTCGCTTCTGGCCTTCATCCAGCCCGGTGACGAGGTCCTGACCTTCGAACCGTTCTATGACTCCTACGGAGCCATCATCGGATTGGCAGGAGCAGAACATGTCACTGCTCCCCTGCTCGCTCCGGACTTCCTTCCGGACCTCTCCAGACTGGAAGAGGCCTTCAGCAGACGCACCAAGGTGGTGCTCCTGAATAACCCGCACAATCCCACCGGCGCCGTTTTCCCTCAAGAAGTTCTGGCAAAGGTGGTTGAACTGGCCACAAAGTACGACGCCATCATTGTCAGCGACGAAGTCTACGAGCATCTCACGTTCGGCGTCACCCATATTCCCGTCGCTTCCCTGCCGGGCGCTGCCGAACGGACCCTCACAATCTCTTCCGCGGGAAAGACGTTTTCCTTCACAGGGTGGAAGATCGGCTGGCTCAGCGGACCCGGGGAACTGGTTGCCGCTGTCCGCACGGTCAAGCAGTTCCTGACGTACAGCTCGGGAACACCGTTCCAGAGTGCCATCGCCGTGGGCCTTGCGCTTCCTGACACCTTTTACGCGGACATAGCTGAGACTCTGCAACGCAAGCGCGACATCCTTTCCGAGGGCCTTCGCGCTGCAGGATTCGACGTTTTCACACCCAGCGGTACGTACTTCATCAACGTCGACACAGAACCCCTGGGAATCAGGGACTCCGTGGACCTGGCCCGCCGGTTACCGGGCCTGGTAGGTGTGGCCGCGATCCCGGTCCCCGTCTTTTGCCACCCTGAAGGGGCAGAACGGACCCGCAGCCTGTTGCGTTTCGCGTTTTGCAAAAAAACCAGTGTCCTGGAAGAAGCAGCCGAACGACTGGCCGCGCTTAAGGACCTGCTCTGA
- a CDS encoding fused MFS/spermidine synthase produces the protein MNRNDAGRKDSGSHHATRFLRTTGQHATVDADTLIEGSYILSIGGAEQSHVNLANPGEIFYEYLRRIGHVVDLAAVPGEPLSALHLGAGALTLARYIQATRPGSDQYAVELERELLDFVLQKLPMPEGTRLHTHIGDAREALAELPANLRFDVVILDIFSGPEAPAHIACREFYEEAAARLGPNGLLIVNVGDEPALTLVRSQVAALRQAMADVIAFAETGMFAGRYPGNIILVGARTPWPAAWTSVLLARGPHPATVLHGVDLDRISD, from the coding sequence CTGAACCGCAACGACGCCGGCCGCAAGGACTCCGGCAGCCATCACGCCACGCGTTTCCTGCGGACCACAGGGCAGCACGCAACTGTTGATGCCGATACGCTCATTGAAGGCAGCTATATCCTCAGCATCGGTGGCGCTGAACAATCCCATGTGAATCTGGCCAACCCCGGGGAGATCTTCTACGAATATCTTCGCAGGATCGGTCATGTGGTGGATCTGGCTGCAGTGCCGGGTGAGCCACTCTCCGCGCTCCATCTCGGGGCCGGCGCCCTGACATTGGCCCGTTACATCCAGGCCACGAGGCCAGGTTCGGACCAGTATGCCGTGGAACTCGAACGCGAACTGCTGGACTTCGTCCTGCAAAAGCTCCCCATGCCGGAGGGCACGCGGCTGCACACGCACATAGGCGACGCACGCGAGGCACTGGCCGAACTTCCCGCGAACCTGAGGTTCGACGTCGTCATCCTTGATATCTTCTCCGGGCCAGAAGCACCAGCCCACATCGCGTGCAGGGAGTTCTACGAAGAGGCCGCTGCCCGCTTGGGACCAAACGGCCTACTGATTGTGAACGTAGGCGATGAACCGGCGCTAACGCTGGTACGAAGCCAGGTAGCAGCCCTCCGGCAGGCAATGGCGGACGTTATCGCATTTGCCGAGACGGGAATGTTCGCCGGGCGCTACCCCGGCAACATCATCCTGGTGGGCGCCCGAACGCCATGGCCGGCAGCGTGGACCAGCGTATTACTCGCGCGAGGCCCGCACCCGGCAACAGTTCTCCACGGCGTGGACTTGGACAGAATTTCGGACTAG
- the rsmD gene encoding 16S rRNA (guanine(966)-N(2))-methyltransferase RsmD gives MSRIIAGVAGGNPLTSVPGTATRPTTDRVKEALFSRLESLAVIDDSRVLDLYAGSGALGVESASRGARSVDLVEFDAKASDSCQRNADLVNQILGGKKVSVHRSKVESFLERATGHDVWDLVFLDPPYPLDEPALSAVLAKLSPHLDEGAVVVVERSSRSPEPAWPEALECFADKKYGETKLWFAEPS, from the coding sequence GTGAGCCGGATTATCGCCGGGGTTGCTGGCGGCAATCCGCTCACGAGCGTGCCCGGGACCGCAACGCGGCCCACTACGGACCGTGTTAAGGAAGCACTGTTTTCCCGGCTGGAGTCCTTGGCTGTCATCGACGATTCGCGGGTGCTGGATCTCTATGCGGGCTCCGGAGCCCTGGGTGTGGAGAGCGCCAGCCGGGGTGCCCGCAGCGTGGATCTGGTGGAATTCGATGCCAAGGCCAGCGACTCTTGCCAGCGCAACGCGGACTTGGTCAACCAAATCCTGGGCGGCAAGAAAGTCTCAGTCCATCGATCCAAGGTGGAGTCTTTCCTGGAGCGCGCCACAGGGCACGATGTGTGGGACCTGGTGTTCCTGGATCCGCCGTATCCGCTGGACGAACCAGCTTTGAGTGCCGTGCTGGCCAAATTGTCGCCCCATCTGGATGAAGGGGCGGTTGTGGTGGTGGAGAGGTCCTCCAGGAGTCCCGAACCAGCCTGGCCTGAAGCGCTGGAATGTTTCGCTGACAAGAAGTACGGCGAGACCAAGCTATGGTTCGCTGAACCGTCCTAG
- a CDS encoding ATP-dependent DNA helicase RecG — MNTELELPLERRIGKRSASVIDRHLGLKTTGALLNYFPRRYLSRGELTPISNLPLDEEVTLIARVLSNSTRQMRARRGSITDVVVTDEAGGSHVPGTLKVSFFNGFRAKAELLPGRRAMFSGKVTRYGGALGLTNPDFLLLDEDPDADGSMDPEKLAAMPIPVYPATAKLTSWSIHKVITALLQTLDLDALADPLPESIVSRDGLLSVADAYRLIHSPETAKDWQRAQERFRYQEALVLQAALARRRAQLAAEEATARRPVSGGLLEEFDRNLPFTLTAGQTAVGKTLSEELGQDTPMNRLLQGEVGSGKTIVALRAMLQVVDAGGQAALLAPTEVLAAQHFDSIRRTLGPLARDHMFGGLGMLGAEAGQAGVQVTLLTGSMPTAARKQAMLDAASGNAGIVIGTHALLSDKTSFQDLGLIVVDEQHRFGVEQRDALRAKAQRPPHLLVMTATPIPRTVAMTVFGDLETSILDELPAGRAPISTHVVGLAENPGWADRIWKRSREEVDAGHQVYVVCPKIGSDDDGDFSPGEAEPSDAELSDEGPARELASVTAVVESLVQEPSLAGVPVAPLHGRQDPILKTETMASFAANQTKVLVSTTVIEVGVDVHNATLMVILDADRFGISQLHQLRGRVGRGGLPGTCLLVTTLEPGHPSRRRLDAVASTTDGFELSQEDLKLRREGDILGASQSGGRSTLKLLRVLEHEDLIARARADAQDMVAQDPALGHQPVLAAAIEEYLNPEKEAFLERG, encoded by the coding sequence ATGAATACTGAGCTGGAACTGCCTCTGGAACGCAGGATCGGCAAGCGTTCGGCATCCGTCATTGACAGGCACCTTGGCCTCAAGACAACCGGCGCCCTTCTGAACTACTTTCCGCGCAGGTATTTGAGCCGGGGCGAACTTACTCCCATCAGCAACCTTCCCCTGGACGAGGAAGTCACGTTGATTGCGCGGGTTCTGTCCAACAGCACCCGTCAAATGCGTGCCCGGCGGGGTTCCATCACTGACGTCGTGGTGACCGATGAAGCCGGTGGAAGCCACGTTCCTGGCACTTTGAAAGTCAGTTTCTTCAATGGATTCCGGGCCAAGGCGGAGCTCCTTCCGGGGCGCCGTGCAATGTTTTCCGGGAAGGTGACCCGATACGGGGGCGCCTTGGGGCTGACTAATCCGGACTTCCTGTTGCTGGATGAGGATCCGGATGCTGACGGCTCCATGGACCCGGAAAAGCTGGCAGCCATGCCTATCCCTGTCTATCCCGCAACGGCAAAGCTGACAAGCTGGTCCATCCACAAAGTGATTACGGCGTTGCTGCAAACCCTGGACCTCGACGCCCTGGCGGACCCGCTCCCGGAGTCAATCGTCAGCAGGGACGGACTGCTCAGCGTGGCTGATGCTTATCGCCTGATCCACTCGCCTGAGACTGCCAAGGACTGGCAGCGGGCGCAGGAACGGTTCCGCTACCAGGAGGCGCTGGTGCTGCAGGCGGCATTGGCGAGACGCCGTGCCCAGCTTGCTGCAGAGGAAGCCACTGCCCGACGTCCGGTCAGCGGCGGCCTGCTGGAAGAGTTTGACCGGAACCTGCCCTTCACGCTCACTGCTGGCCAGACAGCGGTGGGAAAGACGCTTTCCGAAGAACTTGGCCAGGACACCCCCATGAATCGGCTCCTGCAGGGTGAGGTCGGCTCGGGAAAGACTATTGTCGCGCTGCGAGCGATGCTGCAGGTGGTTGATGCGGGGGGACAGGCGGCACTCCTGGCGCCCACTGAGGTTTTGGCTGCGCAGCATTTCGACTCCATCCGCAGGACCCTGGGTCCATTGGCCCGCGATCATATGTTCGGCGGCTTGGGGATGCTCGGGGCCGAAGCCGGACAGGCTGGTGTCCAGGTGACCCTGCTGACCGGGTCTATGCCTACGGCGGCGCGAAAGCAGGCCATGCTCGATGCCGCTTCAGGAAACGCCGGCATCGTGATCGGCACCCACGCTCTGTTGAGCGACAAAACCAGCTTTCAGGACCTGGGCTTGATCGTGGTCGACGAGCAGCACCGCTTCGGCGTGGAACAACGTGACGCCCTGCGTGCCAAAGCGCAACGTCCGCCGCATCTGCTGGTGATGACTGCCACACCGATTCCCCGCACAGTGGCGATGACCGTGTTCGGCGACCTTGAGACCTCCATCCTCGACGAGCTCCCTGCTGGGCGGGCACCCATTTCCACTCATGTTGTGGGGCTTGCCGAGAACCCAGGTTGGGCGGATCGAATCTGGAAACGATCGCGGGAAGAAGTCGACGCCGGCCATCAGGTTTACGTTGTATGTCCCAAAATCGGTTCGGACGACGACGGCGACTTCAGCCCCGGAGAGGCGGAACCAAGCGACGCCGAACTCTCGGACGAAGGTCCGGCCCGCGAGCTCGCCTCGGTGACAGCCGTCGTCGAAAGCCTGGTGCAGGAGCCCTCCTTGGCCGGGGTGCCCGTGGCGCCCCTCCATGGCCGTCAGGACCCAATCCTCAAAACCGAAACCATGGCATCGTTCGCGGCAAACCAGACCAAAGTGCTGGTCTCCACCACGGTCATCGAGGTGGGTGTCGATGTTCATAATGCCACCCTGATGGTCATCCTGGACGCCGATCGTTTTGGTATCTCCCAACTCCACCAGCTTCGCGGCCGGGTTGGCCGTGGCGGTCTGCCAGGGACTTGCCTGCTGGTCACTACTTTGGAGCCAGGGCACCCGAGCCGTCGAAGACTGGATGCTGTTGCGTCCACCACCGACGGGTTCGAGCTCTCCCAGGAAGACCTGAAACTCCGCCGTGAAGGCGATATCCTCGGCGCCTCACAATCAGGTGGGCGGTCCACGCTTAAGCTGCTGCGTGTCCTGGAGCATGAAGATCTGATTGCCCGTGCGCGTGCAGACGCACAGGACATGGTGGCCCAGGACCCGGCATTGGGACACCAACCGGTCCTGGCCGCGGCCATTGAAGAATACTTGAACCCTGAAAAGGAGGCGTTCCTTGAACGCGGTTAG
- a CDS encoding DAK2 domain-containing protein, producing the protein MKRWLGKTEVVLGNHSDRLNAINIFPVADGDTGTNLYLTARAAVSALAGTAPDASETGNDVGAVLSRAGQAAMEQARGNSGTLFAVFLCAAAEPLAGKARLSAPLLATALNRAQIRAWSALSEPVSGTMLSVLEAAAHAAQAADSSQNGDDSNHALGLALDAVVEAAFQAVVRTEDELAPLQAAHVVDAGGVGMLLVLDCLRSAVLGEELQDELLDGLHGYQLQDPHIHQQMPADDGVEVMCTISLSPLDAAVLRQRLDEMGDSVIMSQVGNTGHHPDDDDESTAEASYRWRVHVHVPDPAPAVALIRSLGEPTDIAVSQLALPRDSEDGSRDSEDGHRDFEGGQRDQEATQTAEPSSIPGQSRHEY; encoded by the coding sequence ATGAAACGTTGGCTCGGCAAGACAGAGGTGGTCCTTGGCAACCATAGCGACCGCCTGAACGCGATCAACATCTTCCCCGTCGCCGACGGCGATACCGGAACCAACCTTTACCTCACCGCGCGCGCGGCCGTGTCCGCGTTGGCTGGCACCGCTCCTGACGCTTCCGAGACCGGTAACGACGTCGGTGCTGTGCTGTCACGCGCTGGTCAGGCCGCCATGGAACAGGCAAGGGGTAATTCCGGGACCCTTTTTGCTGTTTTCCTGTGCGCTGCGGCGGAGCCGCTTGCCGGAAAAGCGCGCCTGAGCGCGCCGCTGCTGGCCACGGCCCTTAATAGGGCCCAGATCCGGGCATGGTCGGCCTTGAGCGAACCGGTCTCCGGAACCATGCTGTCCGTCCTTGAAGCAGCAGCCCATGCAGCCCAAGCGGCGGATTCTTCCCAGAATGGTGATGACAGCAACCACGCACTGGGCCTCGCCTTGGATGCTGTGGTGGAAGCTGCCTTTCAAGCCGTCGTACGCACAGAGGATGAACTCGCACCCCTGCAGGCGGCGCATGTGGTGGACGCCGGCGGTGTAGGTATGTTGCTGGTGCTGGACTGTCTCCGTTCCGCAGTGCTCGGCGAAGAACTGCAGGATGAGCTCCTTGATGGCCTCCACGGCTACCAGTTGCAGGATCCGCACATCCACCAGCAGATGCCGGCCGACGACGGCGTGGAAGTCATGTGTACCATCAGCCTTTCGCCATTGGACGCGGCCGTGCTGCGCCAACGCCTGGACGAGATGGGTGATTCCGTCATCATGAGCCAGGTTGGCAATACAGGCCACCATCCCGACGACGACGACGAATCCACTGCTGAAGCCAGTTATCGTTGGCGGGTTCATGTCCACGTACCTGATCCCGCGCCGGCAGTGGCGCTCATCCGGTCTCTGGGGGAGCCAACGGACATTGCCGTCAGTCAGCTTGCCCTGCCTCGTGACTCTGAAGACGGGTCCCGCGATTCTGAAGACGGGCACCGCGATTTTGAGGGCGGGCAGCGGGACCAGGAAGCAACACAAACTGCAGAACCCAGCAGCATCCCGGGCCAGTCACGGCATGAATACTGA
- the thiL gene encoding thiamine-phosphate kinase: protein MPPKQPSDVKHPSEECPTVADLSESELLARIFPRLNSSPSVLLGPGDDAALVAAPDGRTLISIDTQTQDQDFRLEWNNGYRTTGYDVGWKSAAQNLSDINAMGGTATSLVVSLTMPPATPVEWVEDFADGLTAGIIGLGVPDCSVAGGDLGRGREIGVTVAVVGTLAGRAPVLRSGAKPGDVVAVAGTLGRAAAGLALLESDVTLTDLSADQRALLDSQCRPLPPLAAGPLAARSGVTAMMDISDGLLRDGGRLAAASDVILDFDVLALKTHALPLEPAAALLGVDSMPWVLGGGEDHGLLATFPAGIQLPQGFIAIGSVQAAVQSQGSGVRIAGQAADTVGWDHFAD, encoded by the coding sequence GTGCCCCCAAAACAGCCATCCGACGTAAAACATCCATCCGAAGAATGTCCAACAGTCGCGGATCTCTCGGAGTCCGAGCTCCTTGCCCGGATCTTCCCCCGCCTGAACAGCAGCCCCAGCGTCCTGCTGGGTCCTGGCGACGACGCCGCCCTGGTTGCCGCCCCGGACGGCCGCACACTGATTTCGATCGATACCCAGACCCAGGACCAGGACTTCCGGCTGGAGTGGAACAACGGGTATCGAACCACAGGATACGACGTCGGATGGAAGTCTGCGGCGCAGAACCTTAGCGATATCAACGCCATGGGCGGAACGGCAACCTCGCTGGTGGTGAGCCTGACCATGCCGCCCGCTACACCAGTGGAGTGGGTTGAGGACTTTGCGGATGGCCTCACCGCTGGAATTATCGGGCTGGGGGTTCCTGATTGCTCCGTCGCCGGGGGAGACCTGGGCCGTGGCCGGGAGATCGGGGTGACTGTCGCCGTCGTCGGTACTTTGGCTGGACGGGCGCCCGTATTGCGTTCAGGGGCGAAACCGGGAGACGTTGTGGCAGTGGCAGGCACTCTCGGGCGTGCTGCCGCCGGTCTGGCGCTGTTGGAAAGCGATGTCACCTTAACCGACCTCTCAGCTGACCAGCGTGCCCTGTTGGATAGCCAATGCCGGCCCTTGCCGCCGTTGGCTGCCGGGCCGCTTGCCGCACGTTCGGGCGTTACAGCAATGATGGACATTTCGGATGGGTTGCTGCGCGACGGCGGAAGGCTCGCTGCTGCCAGCGACGTCATCCTGGACTTTGACGTCCTTGCTTTGAAGACGCACGCACTTCCGCTGGAACCAGCTGCCGCCTTGCTGGGCGTTGATTCCATGCCGTGGGTTCTGGGCGGGGGAGAAGACCATGGGCTGCTTGCTACGTTCCCAGCGGGAATTCAGCTGCCGCAGGGCTTCATTGCGATAGGCTCAGTTCAAGCCGCTGTCCAGTCTCAAGGCAGCGGCGTCCGGATTGCCGGGCAAGCTGCTGACACCGTGGGATGGGATCATTTTGCAGACTAA
- a CDS encoding DUF3515 domain-containing protein — protein sequence MHRKTLPRKVVAFSLAAASVLAVSACAPIVDVTPATDAANPACAPMMVALPDKIGDAALRKTNSQATAAWGDPSQIILRCGVNVPGPTTDRCVSVNDIDWVIKEDDGVYTLTTFGREPATEILVDPVKLEAANISSATVLTELAAAAGKIKATRHCVGQEDLQNLPTTK from the coding sequence ATGCACCGAAAGACCCTTCCGCGGAAAGTCGTGGCCTTCAGCTTGGCCGCAGCGTCCGTCCTCGCAGTATCAGCCTGCGCCCCCATTGTGGACGTCACGCCGGCAACCGACGCCGCCAATCCGGCCTGCGCCCCCATGATGGTGGCGCTCCCGGACAAGATCGGGGATGCCGCGCTCCGCAAGACCAACAGCCAGGCCACTGCTGCGTGGGGCGATCCCTCCCAGATCATCCTGCGTTGCGGTGTCAACGTCCCGGGGCCAACCACTGACCGCTGCGTCAGCGTGAATGACATCGACTGGGTGATCAAAGAAGACGATGGCGTCTACACCCTGACTACTTTTGGACGCGAGCCGGCGACGGAAATCCTCGTGGATCCGGTCAAATTGGAAGCCGCCAACATCAGCTCCGCCACAGTCCTCACCGAACTTGCAGCCGCCGCTGGCAAGATCAAAGCCACGCGCCACTGCGTAGGCCAGGAAGACCTGCAGAACCTGCCGACCACCAAGTAG